The following coding sequences are from one Rissa tridactyla isolate bRisTri1 chromosome 14, bRisTri1.patW.cur.20221130, whole genome shotgun sequence window:
- the LOC128917362 gene encoding ectonucleoside triphosphate diphosphohydrolase 8-like yields MGYKAKVIVGLLAATCVFSIIALILSVVNVKDVFLPPRTKYGLVFDAGSTHTSLYIYRWPADKENGTGIVSQVAVCNVSGPGISSYADNPAEAGASLKPCLETAMQIVPAEQQRETPTYLGATAGMRLLREQNSTKAEQVFAEVAKAIGEYPVDFRGARILTGNEEGSLGWITVNYLLETLVKFSFAEEWEHPQTTEVLGALDLGGASTQITFQPGVTIEDKNTSVLFRLYGTNYSLYTHSYLCYGQTQALKRLLAALHQGSPSTPQISHPCYPKGYRENVTTADLYSTPCVRAPSTPGPAQVLTVTGTGNPAECRTAIQKLFNFSCGANRTCGFNGVYQPPVRGQFFAFAGFYYTFHFLNLTSQQSLNDVNSTVETFCKKNWTELVENFPQQKQYLHTYCSMATYILTLLLDGYKFNELTWSNIRFSRQAANTDIGWTLGFMLNFTNMIPAEALEQVKGHQPSLWAGAVSFIVLAMVAGLLAAFLQCFWKTK; encoded by the exons ATGGGCTACAAAGCCAAGGTCATTGTGGGTCTCCTGGCAGCCACCTGCGTCTTCAGCATCATTGCCCTCATCCTGAGCGTCGTGAACGTGAAGGACGTGTTTCTGCCCCCCAGGACCAAG TACGGTCTGGTGTTTGACGCCGGCTCCACACACACGTCTCTTTACATCTACCGGTGGCCCGCCGACAAGGAGAATGGCACCGGCATCGTCTCCCAGGTGGCGGTCTGCAACGTGTCTG GACCCGGCATCTCCAGCTACGCAGACAACCCCGCCGAGGCTGGAGCCAGCCTGAAGCCCTGCCTGGAGACGGCCATGCAGATCGTGCCGGCAGAGCAGCAGCGGGAGACCCCCACCTACCTGGGGGCCACAGCGGGCATGCGGCTGCTGAG GGAGCAGAACAGCACCAAGGCCGAGCAGGTCTTCGCCGAGGTCGCCAAGGCCATTGGCGAGTACCCCGTGGACTTCCGCGGAGCCCGGATCCTCACGGGGAACGAGGAGGGCTCCTTGGGCTGGATCACCGTCAACTACCTGCTGGAGACGCTGGTCAAG ttttcctttgcagaggaaTGGGAACATCCACAGACCACGGAGGTTCTGGGAGCTCTGGACCTTGGAGGTGCCTCGACACAAATAACCTTCCAGCCTGGAGTCACCATTGAGGACAAGAACACCTCCGTCCTCTTCCGGCTGTACGGCACCAACTACTCGCTCTACACCCACAGCTACCTCTGCTACGGGCAGACGCAGGCCCTGAAGAGGCTGCTGGCAGCTCTCCACCAG GGCAGCCCGTCTACCCCGCAGATATCCCACCCCTGCTACCCCAAGGGGTACCGGGAGAACGTCACCACGGCAGACCTCTACAGCACTCCCTGTGTCCGTGCACCAAGCACACCCGGCCCTGCACAGGTCCTCACGGTGACGGGGACAGGGAACCCCGCGGAGTGCAGGACCGCCATCCAGAAACTCTTCAACTTCAGCTGTGGGGCCAACAGGACGTGCGGGTTCAACGGGGTTTATCAGCCGCCCGTGCGGGGACAGTTCTTC GCCTTTGCTGGGTTCTATTACACCTTCCACTTCCTGAACCTGACCAGCCAGCAGTCTCTAAATGACGTCAACTCCACGGTCGAGACCTTCTGCAAGAAGAACTGGACAGAG CTGGTGGAGAACTTCCCGCAGCAGAAGCAGTACCTACACACGTACTGCTCCATGGCGACCTACATCTTGACGTTGCTGCTCGATGGCTACAAGTTCAATGAGCTCACGTGGAGCAACATCCGCTTCAGCCGGCAG GCAGCAAACACGGACATCGGATGGACGCTGGGCTTCATGCTGAACTTCACCAACATGATCCCCGCGGAGGCTCTGGAACAGGTCAAGGGGCACCAGCCCAGTCTGTGGGCAGGTGCCGTCTCCTTCATTGTGCTGGCCATGGTGGCAGGCCTGCTGGCTGCTTTCCTCCAGTGTTTCTGGAAAACCAAGTAG